One Capsicum annuum cultivar UCD-10X-F1 chromosome 2, UCD10Xv1.1, whole genome shotgun sequence genomic window carries:
- the LOC107859339 gene encoding OPA3-like protein — translation MVLPVLKLGTLALKTLSKPIASRLKQQAGLHPKFRNFIVSIAQANHRVTTQMQRRLYGHATSVEIRPLDEEKAVQAAVDLLGEAFVFSVAVAALYFEVQRSSRSEAKKEELRRQELELMKERDEALSREVESLKSKIQELEQLARGRGLAGVFSLRPSHVEEAKSPTPA, via the exons ATGGTGCTGCCAGTATTGAAGCTTGGGACACTTGCATTGAAAACACTGAGCAAACCAATTGCCAGTAGGCTCAAGCAACAAGCTGGGTTGCATCCCAAGTTCCGTAATTTCATAGTCAGCATCGCCCAG GCTAACCACCGGGTGACAACACAAATGCAAAGACGGTTATATGGTCATGCAACCAGTGTGGAAATACGGCCTTTGGATGAGGAGAAAGCTGTTCAAGCTGCTGTTGACCTTCTGGGGGAAGCTTTTGTCTTTTCG GTTGCAGTTGCTGCACTTTATTTTGAGGTGCAAAGAAGTTCTCGATCAGAAGCTAAAAAGGAGGAACTTCGCAGGCAAGAGCTGGAG CTAATGAAGGAACGAGATGAAGCATTGTCAAGAGAGGTCGAGAGCTTGAAAAGCAAGATTCAAGAGCTTGAACAGTTGGCAAGGGGACGAGGACTTGCTGGAGTGTTCAGTTTGAGACCTTCTCACGTTGAAGAAGCCAAGTCGCCTACGCCAGCATGA